From the Porites lutea chromosome 5, jaPorLute2.1, whole genome shotgun sequence genome, the window TCTATGGTGGACCTTGTCACGGGAGAACCAGCCTCTTGATAGTGCAGCGCTAGGTATATAAACACTTATGGCACGCTTTTGCAGCCTCTCGATTTTGTCTACCATTAAAAAAAGATCCTATGTATATCTCGTACCCAtatctcccacggccaagggGGAGGAACATCTAAAAGTAAATGAGTGAGGACTGGGATTAAGTTCACCAAGCCCTCTAGGACAACCGCTCTGGCtcgatgttcgatgtgtgtgaacgacttgttccagttctgtgccgTTGCTGTTCACACGGAGAGCTTTTCGTGTTGGCAGCCTTAGGAACGAGGTATAtatgtgtgtgtgcgtgtgggTCGTGCGTGTGTAAGTGTCGTGCCCTTGCTCTCATGACTTAAAGAACGAGATACGTTTTAGCGTGTCTCATGGCTTACACTCTCTGTGTTTGCAATAAGTTTGTTATTTGAGGTACTCTCAAGATGCCGCTCCGTGTGAGCTCAATACAAACCATAAGCAAGGCTTACGATTTGTACAAGACGATGCATCAAGTGCAGCTATTGTGCAGCTGACAGTCCGTAACAGTGGCGGCTAAAGTATTGGACATGGATAATGCTTGTCACCGTGAAATTTTTTAGATGAGTTGTGTCGGGTCTGAAGTACGTCaagtacaggtcacattccacagATCAAGAGTAGACGTCACTTCTCCATCGATAAATTACTAAGCCACGCAGTTTCTTCTCGATCTAGTAGATCATTTCGTAAAGAGATTAGGGCTAGAAATTAGTCTGTAGCATGGTGACTACGCCCTGACCTGTAGAAAGTGACCTGTATTTTAGACCCGCCAAGATTAATGCCATGCCCATGCTATCCATGAATGCCGGGTCATTGTCTGATTCCTTCTGGTTTCTTGACTTCCGCGGTTCTCCAGCTCTTGAATGACTGAACCCATATCCAGCCTCATACCAGGGTGTTCCTTAACACAGTTTCTCACGAGGTTTTTAAACATATCGTTTCTGATCATGTCTATTTGCCTTCGTCGCTGCTGGGGGTTTGGTTCTTGTCTGGTGCATGTTTCACAAAGGAGAACACCAAAACTGTAAACGTCAACCTAGTGAAGATCAAAGGAGCCTCGGAGTAAACTCGTGATAAACTCGGTGAGCCCACGGAGAAAATTTTGAACCCAGGGGTCATTTCATTATGATCGTTCGGGTGAGCGTAGTCCTTGACTGTTGTTGACATTGGCCTGGGACCAGCCTCCATAGCAAGGAAACAGCCAAAAAAAGTCCgagagcgaagcgagccgattGGACCGCTAAGCCGTTTTTTCCGCGCCTTTTTTCCCCCGCTGCGGAGCCTAAGTCCCAAGTTATGTTggcagtgactgatgtttccaCAACCTGTGCGGCAGTCATCTTCATATGAGTtgcatcacgtcagttgatggtattcaactctggttattgacctgattggtaaattaaagtaaaaaatgtAAAGGCGTACACGAGCCAAAGGCTCAAGCAGCCGGAGCTTATCTCAGTTTCCTTAGCAAAAAACATGCCTTGGAGAGGTACCTTTTgaattttctgtattttgatCAGGCATCAAAACGCCATAATACTGGTAAATCAAATTCATTACAAAAAAAGCTAGGTGGAGGCTTTTATCCAGGGGCTTCTAATGGGATTCAATTTTTTATATACAGATAGATGGGCCTTTAATttggatggggggggggggacttatGTGTGTGCGGTGCgcgtggagggggggggggatggctTATAAGCGCCAGTACGGTACATAAAAAATACTGCACCTTTCCATCTTTCCATAATACCAACCTTGCAGCTGATCGGTGTACTGGGATCTTCACGTAAGGACTCAGGTGCACAATAGACAGCATTGCCTGCATAATTTATACTACTCTGACGTACAAAATGAGCAGTGCCATAATCTGACACTTTGGCTCTCCACTGGTCACCTTGTCGCCACAACAGAACATTCCCACTACTGATGTCATGGTGAATGATGGGATCTCGTTTGTGATGCAGATAGTTTAGTGCTTTAGCCACATCCAGAGCAATCGTAGTTATTTCAGGGTCCGATAGTGGTGGGTCAGTTTGATTGTATAGTGTTGCCCTTAGACTGCATTCCATTATCTCCGTAACTAACAGGGGTCTCTCACCAGTTGTTGCACCAATAAATTGCAATAGGCAGGGATGGCGGCACCTTGAGGCAATGTCCACTTCTCTTTCAAACAATTGCCTGATTCGATCAGACATAATGACTGGGTGTATTTCTTTTACAGCTACATCACATCCTTGAAAATTTCCACGGTAGACGATTCCCCACGCACCTACCCCGAGTCGCTGGTCTCTTCTGATTTCAATTTCATCACCGGTAATTACCCAGTCTCTCATCCCTCTAAATTCTTGCTCGTGTGACGTTAACATGCCTCCTAACTGTTCCCTTGTTCTTCTCTCTTCTTCGCAGTCTAACCTTGCCCTTCTCAACTCCCTTTCCAGATCGGAGACTCGATCTCCTCTCCAGCAAGTCGCAATTTGCCCCATTGCTGTATTTGAATGTTAGCTTGAAAGTGACTTTTCCTTGGTTGTTTCTTAGAAGTTACCTTTGAAgagaagaaaagaggaaaaaatgaGCCGGTAACGCTAGCTAGAAAGAtgatgaaaaagaaattgttgccCTACTTGACTCTGACTGGGTAAGCCTGACTTTCCAATCACTGCTGTTTCGTTTCACGTGGTTTCAGGGTAGCTCGGGTAGGCGAGtgactttccttttttttttatgaagttgAATACATGCAGTCCCTAAGAATTCAGTCgtcaactccaggaaaaatcGCCCGCCCACTTGACAAATTGATTGGGCCTGAATTGAAGGCGATAACGTTTGAGAGAagacaaaatcattttttacaCATCCCTAATGACGTGGTCGTCCACTTTGAAGTTAACTAAAAGGTGAGTGAGGACATTATATTCAGGGCGATTTCAAAATGCGCTTTGCTGCCTCTGTTATCATTTTTGCGCATTATTATCTTCTAAAACAGggctgtttttgctttttttcagtctttggTTTTCTTATTCCTTTCAATGTATTCATCGCCAACGgagaatttaataataataataataatagtaataatactAAAAATAATCGGGtataaaaaaactatttcgtcaaaacactattattgttattattattattattattttaagtgaattggttgtaaataggattttaatagttagcactgttatcgaTAAAATATGTTCGATtcattattaaattttaataataacaatcataataataatggtttattaacagtgTATCCACCTAGTGGCGCTTCATCtgttaaaaactataaaataaaatatgaaatctacaatataaaaagcaataatatcGGACTATAAAAGGATATTGTATAATAATGTAACAGAGATTAGTAATAGTAATACAACCCTATGTGCAATTTAGAAACTATTTACAAATGTTATTTAACAGGTAGGCATTAACTTCCCTACAGTATACTTTGAAATTGCTACAGTTTCTAATATTTGCCGGAAGGACATTAAATAACTTGGCAGCAGAGTCTTGAAAGGTGCCCCTCtccattattataattaatctTGTTGCTGCTCCTGACCGCAAAGATCGCAGATGTTTAAGTGAATCTAGTGGTACGTGAGTGCTTTTGTAGATCGATTTGTTTCGTTTAACCCCGTCCGAAAAGTTGCACAAGTATACAGCTGGTGCATGTTAGTGATGTTCAGCACTAAGGGCGTGTAATTTTCACTCCGAAGGAGCAATAAACAGTATCAGTGTCCGGGCTTTTAGACGTGTTTTAGACTTGGCTGGCAGTTCAAAAGAAGGTGCGATGTTTTCAGTCTTTTGTTTACTGAAAAAAAGCAGTTTGATTTTGTTCCTCTGTTGTTTACTACGCTTTCCAATACATGAATAttaattctcaaactcattaataattcattaagaaaatacaaaggaaattaatgtttaatgagtgtttggaaatcggatgaaacactgcttagtatttgcatccttaatttctccttcaaaaatgattttgtttgagaagaaatatcaaacattcgacacagtgtttcatcaccagatgaaacacctcgaagttcgtcaaaaatactccgctgcgcgtcgtattttcaactctcttctcggtgtttcatctggtgatgaaacactgcatctcatgtttgatatattacgtgaTTTTAATTCTAAGAAGTCAATACGTGTTCTAACGAATGactataaaatacaaaattcaTTTGCAGGTAGCGTTGAAGTTCTTTATCGCGAAATTTGAATGTTGCCATCTCGGAAACAGAATAACCAGTCTATAAAAAATCACAACCAAAACGTATGCGAACAACCAAACTGAATTCTATTAAAAGTTCCCAGCTCTTTCTATTCGAGCTTATATTTAGTTCCTTACTGCAATATGAACGAGCAAGATGAGCATTTTTTATGGAAAAGTTGCTGCCACTAGGCTAAGCCAGAAATAAAACACAAGGATGCAACTGGTAAACTCGCCTGTTCAGCACTTACCTCACATTAGAAGTTATCGGGAATGTTGAAATGTCCTGCACGTGAAAGCTATTGTTTCACGTTGATCGTTTTTGTCCtcacacaggggcacccaacgacaattttcggaaaatatctgttcggaagacgatttgagatctagaattttcggaacatttgttgtaaaatttcttgcttgcctgcctctcctaggattttcgaacatctaaaaaatggtataattgcccatttttaacggattttttactcttaaaaggtcacctagaattttcgggagccttttttctggctgaaattttcgaaaaggtaacttttgatccctataattttcggatcactagactttcagctaggaaatccgaacagatgaaaaatttttaggggataaaaatatacctatatctaccgtttaaatactaaaatacatttaacaatgctatgtttaagtggttttgaattatattctcgttgggtgcccctgctcaCAAGGCAAgaaacaatcaaaaacaacaatacaGAACATTACCCATTGTTCTCAAATTCAGGTTGCTTTTCTTGATACCCAAGCCGATTGATTCGTTTTAATTGATGTCTCACTTCATTAAACTAAATATATTGACGGGCCACTGACAGAAAATTCTCCGGTTGCCAACTCATGGAGAGGGGATATCGAAGGAAAGAAGAAACGAGGGCCCGAACGAGGTTGTTCGGTTGCCTTTGGGCGCGGACATGTATTAAGATGTATTGCAACTCAGTGAAATTATTTGATTAGCATTAGTCAGCGTATTAGACGAGTTGCGTTACTGTATTAGACGAGTTGTCGAAGAATGTTAGAGATCACAAAGCATAGACAAAAAATATGCGAGAATGAACGTTTTCAAGTATGTGTAGCGTCCCGTGACTGTCATTCTTTCTCGAATTATCCATGATTTACTTAGACTCTTCGTTAAATAGAAACTAGAATAGAAAAAAGACTAAAGCGTCAGCAAAGTGCTGAGTGGTGCCgaaaaaaaatagatcgagacAACTGCACTTGGAAACATGGTGAATCAAAAGGTTCGACGCTATTTCATGTCTATTGCCCTAGTCAGCCAAAGTTAATAGAGTGGAGTGGTTATAAAGCTCCGCAGACTCAAGTTTTTGTGAACTTGACGGTGTGCAACGTTCAAAATAGTATTCATATCATTTTGATCTTACTGACCAATCTGTGGGACTAATCGAAGTCGCAAGAGTCCCCCTTGGAATCTAACGGAAAAATCTTAGCCTGAGTTACAATCATGATGTTATCTCGATTCTCAGTCTACTGTTTCCGCACGAGTCTTTATAAATAGTGAAAAGCTCTCATGAGGGCTATTTTTTACGATCTGGTAGTTTTTGATCACCATATTGTAATTCTGCAGACTACTTCAAGGTTTACACATTTCGACATATTGTTACACTACTGCGCAAACAATCGATTATCTCTCGCTGCAAGACAACTTTACCCACTGGGCACGACACACGGTTGCAACGCAAGTCATCATCGCCCAGAATAATAAATAGCTATAATAGTTTTTAGAGTCTCAGAACTCGGATCAGAGAAAAGCGAAGCATCAACATCAATTGCATGCACTAACCGTTTTCTGTCTTCACTTAACAGGAAGGCAGTAAGAAAGCCTGTACTTTGAGACGCAGATCCAACAAGAGGAAGTCGAAAATGAACGTAATACCGATTGGTGTTTTATTATGTTGCCCTGGATGTCTGAGTGAGGGGGGCattgggattttcggttttgcggttttggctattttttagatcggtttttcggttttggtggTCATTGCCGTTTGcggatttttcgttttttagcatctggttttcggttttcgtgaaaaatactagcggtttttcggttttggtacCCGATGTGGTTTTtcatataattttctctttggtgcaAGGTCGCGATATGGAAGGGCAGTGAGGTTCAATAATCGACTGCTGTTTTGAGTATCTGTTTATTACCACATTAAACCTTAGAGCAAGTTCCTGCTGCCATGTAAAACTGAGAAGGAACTAATTGTACCGGTTAACTTCCTCAGTGTCGACTCAGCTCAGTGCAATCGCATGTTAGACAATCGAGTCTCCAAACTTTCAGGTGTTAGTTATCAAATGGAAATGTTCGATTAGAGATTTTCGATTGAAGTTTCCAGAGCTATAGCTTTTTGCGACTGCAAAATTGCAATTCTAAAGAGGACTTGTGTGCAAATTCTCCTAAGTTAACTAGGCTCCATTACTAGCGGTCCTAGCGGCTTTTCGGAAATTGAGCCGCAAAGTCTGGGCTGGAGAGAGCGACAGAAACAAAGCCTATGATTTAAGCAGACACAAAAAGATACGAAGGCTTCAGACAAAGTCCATGACATTCACAAATACTTTGGTGAAATTAGTGTTAGTTTAGTTTGCTCTGTATGCCCCACTTGTCAACATTGTATCGGTTTTTGACGGTTTTGTATgcggttttcggttttggccgaatttttttgcggttttgaggttttggatgattttttttcttcggttttgcggtttctaaTATACCCCAATGCCCCCCTCCTGAGTTTATTTTGATTACATTACCAGTTCAGGTCAAAAATGTGGACAGGCGGTCAGAGATTTGAAGTTTTTATTTCGCCTGGCTGACGATTACTCATGTGTTCATCATGCAAATTCATTTGATGTTTCCTGTGGAAAAGAATTTAAGCGGTTTTACCTGGTTGTACTCGtggaaaatataaataaaaaattcagaTCACCCTACCCACGGATATCAATCAATGATGCACTAAATCGCGCTTTGTAGCGTTGGTTCAGCTTCATCcatgttttttggggaaaaaggCCGGGCCACACTCCATTTTATTCTGCCCAAGACTGTAGGTTAcatcgattaaaaaaaaaaattaatcattcaaattagcaaaaaactttaaaatgcGGCTGCCGTTTTATCAAGTTTTAAAACTGTAATGTAGTCCTTTTTTTTGGGTTATCCCTTATATTAATTCTAGGCGACCAGTTCTCCCTTCCCGAGGGTAGCCTCTTGGAGGTCCGACAATTGGACGAAACAAggaaaactaaatttaaaacGACCCATTCGCTGCTGGAAATTCTGCCGAAAACGACGTTTCAAGATCGCGGGCTGTTTTTGGGTCATTACCTTTCTAAAAAGAACGAAAGTTTGTTAACATCGATTCGTACTTCCGTTTTAAATCACGTCCACACTGCACCgactgaaaaatttgaccggacGCTTGGTTCATACGGAGCCGTTCAGAGCAGACCAATCAGACTGAATTTTTACTTTCGTGGTTTTATACCGGAAacagaaagcaaaggaacaTGTCAAATTCATGGTCTTAGTAGTGGTTGCGCGTCGTTTAAGACATTTAAGTAGTGGCCGCTTACAGGGGAGTTTTTGAAACAGTATTTGACTGAGTAACAAAACagaagtggtcgcttacgggacgtagtcgcttacgagaagtggtcgctttgtataggtaatcacatgaggccaagtactattaaggattaattgcacgagagttttcaaaattttccaaaattgcccGAGTCGCGAAGCGACGAGGgcaatttggaaaattttgaaaactcaagcgcaattaatccttaatagtaCGAGGTCTCATGGGATTACTtgtttatcaataaagggcaaaatttaTACGAAGGAAAATCACGCGCGCAGTCTATTTTTATCTGGGAAGCCTGTTTAGCGCTACGGCAAATCATCAATCAAATTGAACTGACCAATCGattcaatgaaattttattctccaaAACTGTGTCGTGATATACTGCCAAAAGTCTAGAAAACAAAGCTCATTTCAACAGAGCGTTTCTgccaacagaaaaacaacaaagtgcttttaactgaacaaaacacaGTTTAATCTGAGTCCGAATCCTGGAGCATGATTCTCTTGTAAGCCCGCTTGCTCTGGCTAAGACTGGATTGCAAAGAatggtttcctgcgacgttgagcGTTACATTGCAATGGGTGAAATTGTAGACATGGCTGGAAGCTGACCTGGACTGAGTTTGAACTGATGACAATGGATGGAGAACTTGTCTTGAAGTGGAAGCAGGCTTGGCATTGTCGATAATGTTGGACATGATTTTCTGTTCGTTTTCATCACCGGAGTCGTAGTCATCTAGGCCCTGCTCGGAGTTGTGACCCGTTATGTTTTTGATCTCGCATTTTGGAATACCGgagcttttcaatttcttcacaaCGGTCTTTCTTGCACTGTGGTTGGTTAGCTTCTTTTCGGGGCAGACATCTTTTAACGGTGAgtcctctttcattgttttcattatgtTATTGATTGTATTCTTGCCCATCGGTGTTTTCTTGTACCACACGGCGCTGGTTTGAGGCTTGTCGATAACAGCCAGGTAAAACGGccctgttttcttcatttcttctggACGTTTTTCATGGTATTGTTTAAACAGAGCAACGGGGCACCTCTTCTCGCCTGTGGCGAACATCTTGGGAGTAGCTAGCCGAGGTTTCACTCGGAGACCACCTTGCCTAGTCTTTGTAGGCCCTTCGGAAAAAGTGATGAACTCGACGCCATCATCATCCTTTTCGATGGAAAAATCTTCGACCATCATGTCGTGGTGCTCTTGTCGACCACGTAAaccaaaatgcattgttagCAGCCACCACATTGTGTTTATCAAAGAGCGAGGGGTTTGGTTGCCTAACTGGCCGTTTTGCCATAGtatctcctcttcttccttcgtcaggctttttgctttgttgggtCGTTTTCCCATCTCTTGTTCGCGCAGCTTTCTCGCCTTCCCTTCCAACACTTTCCTCGAAGACAGGAACtctgtatccctcacgatagactttggataatttttgcttcttaaatGTCGATCTAAAGCCGCCTGCATCACCTTTAGCGAGTCTGGCTCGTAGTCTTGgccgttttcttttctcagcTCAGCGTAGAATTGCGAAAGGGCTTCGTTCAATTCTGGGATGTCGTAGCTTTCTAGCTGTTCCTCCTTTCCCCTAGTTTTCgcccacttttcaaaaattcctttCCAATAGCCTGTGcttcgttttgtgtttttgttttcactttcgcaTTTCAAAAGATCAATTAATTCGTCGTCCGCTTCAATAAAACGACAAGCCATTGTTGCAACAAAAACTTGATAACAAATTTCAAGATAACGAACGGTTGCTATGCAACGGATTAGCCAATCATTAACAGGTAGTCATGCCCTCTCTTGATTACTAAAAATGCCctcgattaagaaaaaaatgccctctctctcaaccaatcagcgctcagtaattttgccctttattgataaGAGAGAGTTAATTGTAGTAAGACAGTAGGCCATTTTTAAAATTCGTCTGGGTGGAGGCTAGCCTGCAAACGCACACGTATTTCTGGTCGTCACGTCCGCTCCACCCGAAAAGTAACTTACTTTTTCTCGAAAACGACTATAGGAATTCTGGAAATACATCTGCTTTCATCTGAAATGGAGGGCGCATTTGAACAGCATTTTTGAATGAGAGAagggtaaataaaataaacgtcGACCCAAATACAAAACTgccgttcctaattgattcatacgtcgaactttacatgtgccaaacctaataattatataattaggTTCAGTACATGctaagttcgacgtttgaaccgggccttagacTTTAGAGGCCGTCGAAGCTTCAATTTGACCTTTAGGGACGCAACTTTGTTGGCcaaaaactcccaacatttttgGATGCGTTCGCCTCCGTTTGCAAAcgttgttgcatgttgttgcgtgttgttgggagttattgcgcaaagtttgaattAGCTACGTGCAAACTTGCGTGACGAAATACTGAACGGTTGCTTAGGGACTGGGACTGGGACTGGGACAGGGAAGATCCCCGATATTGACTACGAATAGAACTAagaataggccttttgcattagttgatcacgtgatcaactttctataaacacaaaacagttcgcttttgaaaacttttgtcagCCCGAGCTGAAAGCTAGTGCACATTGAAAAATTAGGTGACCTGTatattttcagccgtatatctcaaaagtagcgattgcaacggccgccgaaaattagaaAGATTTGTATAAGAAAAGCAACTTTTGCCACTCAGTCACAGTCacgaacttgacattgaacaatGCAATACGCGAACCCTCGTTaaacaagcaagaaactgaTGATTCAATTTCTAATACTAGCaattattaaaaactaaatcattggataatgcaattctagagctctgattggcttagccatcatggtatatgagctattatactaTGCTCTCCAGATATgataactgtacgcgtctgctcaaaattacaaacaagctgaaaaccggttgtttttacaaataaaatcgggaagaattctcgatatttttttgggcgtttttaataaaacaattattccactcgcgcttgttggatatgagatgattatagccaaacTCGTATTTCACGCACACTCGTGGAATTTTTGTTAATTAGAGAGGGGCATCTAATACGATAACATTGTAGAGGGGGCGTCAattagataagaggcgtttatttgagagtgggcgcGAGTTTTTAGATCATTTACGatacatagcctgcgtagcgggTGTCGAAAGGGAGAAAGATCGGGAGAAAGGAAAAAGGGAGGGCCGAGTGAGTGGttaggagcgaggagagacggatggaggggggaggggagggggagaagggAAGAGGGGGAGAGTGgggagggagagagagagagagagagagagagagagagagagagagagagagagagagagagagagagagagagagagagagagagagagagagagagagagagagagagagagagagagagagagagaggcaGATTCATGTGCGTATTTGCTACGATCGATGGGTATTTGCTACAGTAGCAAATACCCATTTTTCCATTTATGGATATTTGCTACCGTACCAAATACCCATTGAAATTTCGAGTGGGTATTTGCTACCCAAAATGGGTATTTGCTACCGTAGCAAATACTCACTGAAATTTCGACCGGGTATTTGCTACCCATAATGGGTATTTGCTACCGTAGCAAATACTCATTAAATTGTAAAGTGGGTATTTGCTACCCATAATGAGTATTTGCTACCGTAACAAATACTCCTAGCGCTTAACAAGGGGAATTTGTTAccataattatttaaattcGATTCCGTAGCACATTATCAAACTTACAAGTGGATACATGTATGTGCTGCCAACAATAagcaatgataataataactttagtACTGCTACACGACTTCATATTAGTAGCTACGGctgcaaacaatttttaaagtacATAGATAATTAAAGGCTAAGTAGGGCCAAAACATGGTTCAGCTTGGAGATTTCTAATTTGTATATATGGAAACAAGACTTGATGAAATTatttatgaaagctgttttaaagAGGCAACCCgttcaaaataatatatagtTAGAGCAGAacttaaagagaaataaataaacttttttaaaactaagttGTACTTAAAAGGGAAAACAATGGCTTCTTTAGAAGC encodes:
- the LOC140938407 gene encoding uncharacterized protein, with amino-acid sequence MGQIATCWRGDRVSDLERELRRARLDCEEERRTREQLGGMLTSHEQEFRGMRDWVITGDEIEIRRDQRLGVGAWGIVYRGNFQGCDVAVKEIHPVIMSDRIRQLFEREVDIASRCRHPCLLQFIGATTGERPLLVTEIMECSLRATLYNQTDPPLSDPEITTIALDVAKALNYLHHKRDPIIHHDISSGNVLLWRQGDQWRAKVSDYGTAHFVRQSSINYAGNAVYCAPESLREDPSTPISCKVDVYSFGVLLCETCTRQEPNPQQRRRQIDMIRNDMFKNLVRNCVKEHPGMRLDMGSVIQELENRGSQETRRNQTMTRHSWIAWAWH
- the LOC140938408 gene encoding uncharacterized protein KIAA1958-like gives rise to the protein MACRFIEADDELIDLLKCESENKNTKRSTGYWKGIFEKWAKTRGKEEQLESYDIPELNEALSQFYAELRKENGQDYEPDSLKVMQAALDRHLRSKNYPKSIVRDTEFLSSRKVLEGKARKLREQEMGKRPNKAKSLTKEEEEILWQNGQLGNQTPRSLINTMWWLLTMHFGLRGRQEHHDMMVEDFSIEKDDDGVEFITFSEGPTKTRQGGLRVKPRLATPKMFATGEKRCPVALFKQYHEKRPEEMKKTGPFYLAVIDKPQTSAVWYKKTPMGKNTINNIMKTMKEDSPLKDVCPEKKLTNHSARKTVVKKLKSSGIPKCEIKNITGHNSEQGLDDYDSGDENEQKIMSNIIDNAKPASTSRQVLHPLSSVQTQSRSASSHVYNFTHCNVTLNVAGNHSLQSSLSQSKRAYKRIMLQDSDSD